One region of Quercus lobata isolate SW786 chromosome 2, ValleyOak3.0 Primary Assembly, whole genome shotgun sequence genomic DNA includes:
- the LOC115974179 gene encoding thioredoxin-like 4, chloroplastic: MQRQSIRYCKAYFGFGKNPNGHLDSRFPCIVPSFLHDRSKVRLCLIRAKIPSTSKTLDTFRAERIRVAEVNQGELSDEDDDLCPAECVREFKTDEELSRVLEKAKETDSLVVVDFYRPSCGSCKYIEQGFGKLCRGSGDQDAPVIFLKHNVIDEYDEQSEVADRLRIKSVPLFHFYKDGVLLEAFPTRDKERITAAIRKYTSPAS; the protein is encoded by the exons ATGCAAAGGCAGAGTATTCGTTATTGCAAGGCATATTTTGGTTTTGGAAAAAATCCTAATGGACACCTTGATTCTAGATTTCCCTGTATAGTTCCCAGCTTTCTTCATGATAGAAGTAAGGTTAGATTGTGTCTCATTAGGGCTAAAATCCCATCTACTAGTAAAACTTTGGACACATTCCGAGCTGAAAGAATCAGAGTGGCTGAGGTGAATCAGGGAGAACTGtcagatgaagatgatgatctctgtcctgCTGAATGTGTTAGAGAATTTAAGACCGACGAGGAACTATCCAGAGTTCTTGAAAAGGCTAAAGAAACAGATTCTTTAGTTGTGGTAGATTTTTATCGCCCTTCTTGTGGAAGTTGCAAGTACATAGAGCAAGGATTTGGAAAATTATGCAGGGGATCTGGCGATCAAGATGCTCCAGTAATCTTCTTAAAGCACAAT GTAATTGATGAGTATGATGAGCAATCTGAGGTTGCGGATCGACTTAGAATCAAG TCAGTGCCCCTCTTCCATTTCTATAAAGATGGGGTCCTCCTGGAAGCATTCCCAACCAGAGACAAAGAAAGGATTACTGCAGCCATTCGTAAATACACATCTCCTGCATCTTAA
- the LOC115974180 gene encoding SCP2 sterol-binding domain-containing protein 1 codes for MSTNQELKSDALMELMKQHLASDAGKQLTKKINLVYQINIAPKKIGFNEVVYTVDLKKGEVTKGPYEGGKPDATFSFKDDDFVKVALGKMNPQIAFMRGAMKIKGSLSAAQKFTPDIFPKPSKM; via the exons ATGTCTACCAATCAAGAGCTAAAGTCCGATGCTTTGATGGAACTGATGAAACAACACCTGGCTTCTGATGCCGGTAAACAACTCACTAAGAAAATCAACCTCGTTTATCAGATCAACATCGCTCCTAAG AAAATTGGATTCAATGAGGTTGTTTATACCGTTGATCTGAAGAAAGGAGAGGTCACCAAAG GGCCATATGAAGGAGGAAAGCCAGATGCCACGTTTTCCTTCAAGGATGACGATTTTGTTAAGGTTGCCTTGGGGAAGATGAATCCTCAAATTGCTTTCATGAG GGGTGCAATGAAAATCAAGGGTAGTCTGAGTGCAGCGCAGAAATTCACTCCTGACATTTTCCCCAAGCCTTCGAAGATGTGA